CTTTGGCATATTGTATGACTGTCTGCATAAAACTTAAGTTGACTCGTAATGCTTTCCAAACAAACAATGGCAACAAATTGTCCATTTTCGTTGTAGAAACATTCACCGCCAAAATAGCCATCTATGGATTCATTTATAATTTTTTTTATCTGATAGTTAAATATCTTTAATTCAGTATATTTCATTTCTTCAGTTAATTTTTTATAATCATCAATAAATATACATAAAACTAAAAAATAACTCGTTCTAAAATTCAGATTGAATTTGTCAATATAGTTATTCATTTCCTCCATCGTCATATTTTCAAAAGTTAGAGACTTAAGTGCAATATTCTTTAATTCTTCCTTATAATTATAATCACTTGTGTCAAACACCACTTTATTGTAATTCGTAAATTTTTCTTTTTCCTCTTCAAGTTCCCTCTTTACTTTTTCTAAAAGTTCATATAAGTCATTGGATGTCAGCAGATCCTTTAAAAGGTAGTCACTGGCACCTAATTTTATAGCTTCTTTTGCATAATAAAAGTTTTCGTGGCAACTCAAGATAACAAACTTCTGGTTTCTTTTTAACATACGCACTTCCCTTATAAACTCAAGTCCATCCATTACAGGCATTTGTATATCTGTTATTATTAAGTCAGGTTTATACTTAATGTATTTATCAAGGGCTTCCTTGCCATTTTTTGCACTGTCAACAATCACAAAAGATGTCTTTTCCCAATCAATGAGGTAATTGAGTGTTTCCCTTGCAGGTTTTTCATCATCAACAACCATTACTTTATACAAAGTAATCACTCCTACTCAAATTATTCTATATTTGGAATATAGAAACTAATACATGTACCAATACCGATTTTACTAAATATCTTCAATCTAAACTCATCGCCATAATATAGCTTAAGCCGTTCATCAACATTTACTAAACCTATTTTATTAAAACTTCTTTTATTCTCCAATGGCACGTTTTTCATTATATTTTGTATTTCATCTTCACTCATCCCAACTCCATCATCGATAACTGCAACAGATATTTTATCATCAACACATTTAAATCTAACAATGATAGTACCATGTGAGTCCTTTGGTGCAATACCATGAAATAGCGAATTCTCCACAAGTGGCTGAAGTATAAGTTTAGGAATTTTTTTATATTTAAGTTCTTCAGGTAAATCATAGGTAAAATCTGCTATCTTATCATATCTGCATTCTTGTATTTTTAGATAACTTTTAACCAAAGAGATTTCTTCTTCAATAGTAATAAATTGTTTTCCAACTGACATACTGGCTCTTAAAAGTATATTAAATGACTGTATCATTTCTCTTATGTCATTTGCTCCATCTTTAAGGGCAAGATATTCTATCGAATTTAAAGTATTATACATAAAGTGGGGATTTATCTGTGATTGCAGTGAGTCTAACTGATACTGTAAGGCCATCACCTCAGCTTTTTTCTTCTCCTCCTGCTCTTTATATATATCATTTATTAAACTTTTTATGCTTTCAACCATTCTATTAAAACCCGTTGCAAGGTGTTTTAACTCGTCATTTGTATTTGCCTTTACTTTTTCCGGCCATACACCATCTTCCAATTTCTTCATAGCATTTCCAATATCTAGTATAGGGTCTGTAATCTTTTTAGAAATAAGAAAACCTATAATCGCAACCATAATTATGCACAAAATACCTATTCCGTATATTATCATATTCATTAACCACAATTTTTCTGTAAGCCTTTGTTTTGATACCAGTCCTATTGCAAGCCAGTCGGGATAACCATTTAATTCCTTACTATATGCCAAATAATTCTTATTATTAATATTTATTGAGTTAACACTGTTGCCTATCACCGTAGTATCCATTTTATCAATTTTTGCAATATCATGCTTGTAAGGTATATCACCTATACTATATATTAATTGACCGCTCTTATCAACTATAAATGTTGCATCGAATGTATCAGTACAAAATGGTTTGATATCACTAAATAAATCTTCTTTTTTTAGATTAATCAGTATATAGCCAAGTTTACCGTAGTCTTTATTGCTTAAATACTCTGCATAGTATGTGATAGTCATGTTTTCTTCTTGATCCGTTGGAAATGTAATAGGTGTAGAAAATCTGCTAAAATAATCACCATTAACAAAATTTTTATAATTCTTATTATCTATTATCATATCTCTATATTGTTTTATTGAATAGAGTGGATTTAATACATGGTTATCAGCGCTTACTGCTATAATATTGCTTACAAGGCTATTTCCATATAAGTATTTGCTTGATAATATATTTGAAATATTTAATGCTTTACTCTTTTCATCATCGTCTGTATACGTCCTCATAGCCATTAAATTTTGTACATTTTGGTCATTTCTTATATAAGTAAATAAAGTCTTTACATCATTCAGCCTTCTATCAATGTCCCGTGTAATAATGCTCATCTTTTGCTCGACTATATTATTTGTCAAATCAATAAACTGCTTTGAAAAAATTGTAATAATTGTGAAGCTAATCGCTATTATAATTAAAATTATAAGCAATGAATAGTATATAGCAATCCTATTTCTAATATGTTTAATCCTTATTAATTTTAATTTCAATAAACTTACACCTGCCTATAATGAAATCCTTAATCTCATTAAAAACTCACTAATAATAATTATATATTCTATATTAGATTCGCGAATTCCTGCTTTTATTGCAAAAAATATGATAAATCCTATACTAAAATAACTTTTGAGGTCCTCTTTGCATACATTAAATTGTGTTTACGTTAACATATAAATTAAAAAAAGTGGTATACATCAATATATACCATTTTTATCAAAGGACTTTAGCCGCAAGTTCTGCAACTTCCGATCTTTCGCCTTTTATCAATGTCACATGACCTGCAATTTTATACTCTTTGAATTTATCTACAACCTGTGTTAAGCCGTTACTTGTCGAATCAAGATACGGGTTATCTATTTGCTCTGGATCTCCTATTAGCACTATCTTGCTTTCTTCTCCTACCCTTGATATTATGGTTTTTATTTCATGCCGTGTTAAATTTTGAGCTTCGTCTATTATAATAAACTGCTTTGGTATGCTTCTACCCCTTATATATGTGAGAGCTTCTATTTCAATATTTTTTATTCCTGCTATTATATCTTCTATATTTGTGCTGCTTTTCCTTCCTCTAAAAAGATATTCAAAATTATCATAAATCGGCTTCATCCATGGCTTTAATTTTTCATCTTTATCACCTGGAAGATACCCAATATCATTTCCCATTGGAACTATAGGCCTCGCAATCAATAATTTATTGTATTTTCTTTCATCCTGTGTCTTAAAAAGCCCGCAGGCAAGTGCTAACAAAGTTTTACCTGTCCCTGCTTTGCCTGTTAATGTTACTATAGGTATATCATCTCTTAGTAAAAGATCTATCGCCATCTTTTGTTGGACATTTCGCGGTGTGACATCCCATATGGATTCAGGCGAATAAAGATGTTCAAAGGTATTGTCCGTAGCATTGTATCTTGAAACGGCAGATTTATTGCTACCAAATATATCTTTAAATATGACATATTCATTAGGATAAATATTTTGTATATATTTTAACTGCTCTATATCATCTTTATTTAAATATTTTTCTATATAAAAAGAATCTATAAGAGATGGATGAACATTTACAGTTATAAATCCCGTATATAGTTCATCATAATTAACAATCTTGTCTGATAGATAATCTTGTGAAGTGAGTCCAAGAGATTCGGCTTTAACTCTCATAATAACATCTTTTGACACAAGGATTACAGGCATGGGATCATCTTTACGCATTTCTTCAAGATATATATTAAGTGCAACAGCAAGTATCCTGTTGTCATTAGTTACATCAACAAAATGCTGTCTTATAGAATCCATAGAGATATGGTTTAACTCGATTTTTAAAGTGCCACCATTTCCAAGATCTACGCCTTCATTAAGTTTCCCATTTTTTCTTAAGTCATCAAGAATTCTCGCAGTATGCCTCGCATTTCTGCCGACTTCGTCCTGATACCTCTTTTTGTCATCTATTTCCTCAACAACGACTGCCGGAATTATCACCTCATTATCCTCGAAGTTATATATTGACATTGGATCGTGTAATAAGACATTAGTATCGAGAATATATTTCTTCTTCAAGGAATTACCCCCTTATGCAAAAAAGTAATATGTACCTTTATTATAATTTTATCATTTATTAATCTCGATTAATATATTTATATGTTAAATCATTGTAAAAATGTATTTATTATATGATCCGGACAAAGCAATATTTAATTTACTTTTATGTAAAAAGTTGATAAAAAAACCTGCAGAATGCAGGTAAAATCATATATTATTTTCCTGGTATTGGCAGGCATATTACTTGCCCAACTTGCAAATAATTTGGATTTACATACGGATTTAGTGCTAATATTTTATCCACCGTTGTTCCAACGGTCTGTGCAATACTGTACAATGTATCACCAGGAGCAACTTCCCAGTAAACACCTGTAGGACACTCAGGTGTTTTGCCATATGGTATTATAGGCGGAAGGCATATTACTTGACCTATCTGTAGATTATTGGGATTTATGCCGGGATTTGCTTTTATTATATCATCAACAGTACTTCCTGTCTTTTGCGCTATGAGCCATAATGTATCACCTGGGCCAATAGTGTAGTACCTCCCCGATGGGCAATATGAATATGGCATTATATCACTCCTTGTATAATATATTTAGGTTAATAAAGGCAACCTATAATCCTTTTTTAGCTGATAAATTATACTTAAAATTGTATAATTAAGTTATTAGATAGAGTATTGTCGTTCACTCCTTGAGATTGAAAGCTCGTACTTGAAAGACTGACACCTCTGTCTGATAAACTGATTACGAATAAGTTGGATGTTGACTAACTCGATTAGTACTTCGAATGTAGAACAAGGCAGTAACGTTTATCAGTTTAGAGGAACTATCTAAAATACATTGATTATGGGTGATTAAAAATGTTTTATTTAGGTATTGATATCGGGAAAAACAATCATGTAGCTTCTTTAATTGATGAAAAATGTAAAATCCTCTTTAAAGCTTTCTCTTTCCCAAACTCTTACGTTGGTGGTGATAGCTTACTTGATAAGCTTGCTTCCTTTAACATCTCTGTTAATAATGTTGAAATTGGTATGGAAGCTACGGGCCACTATTGGTTATCTATTTATTCTTTTCTTGTTGAAAAAGGTTTTGTTATTCATGTTATTAATCCTATTCAAACTGATGGTTGGCGTAAAGGAACTGAAATCAGAAAGCGCAAAACCGACATCATCGATTCTATACTAATTGCAGATCTTATTCGCTACGGTGATTTCTTAGAAACTTCTTTAGCCAACGAAGATACTATCTCTCTTCGCAATCTTTCTCGTTTTAGAAATTACCTCATCAATTCTATAGGTGACCTTAAGCGTAAGACCGTTTGTGTTTTAGATCAAGTTTTCCCCGAATATCAATCTATCTTTTCTAATATCTTTGGACAAACGTCTAAGGAAATCTTACTCCACTTTAATACGCCGGATGATTTTGAAAATATTTCTTCTGAACAATTGCAGCAGGTTTTGTCTGAAATTACTATGAAAAAATTTGCTATGGATAAAATCAATGAAATTTCTTCTGCTGCTAAAAAATCTTTTGGTATTAAGTTTTGTTTGGATAGTTTTTCTCTGCAATTAAGATTATTAATTGAGCAAATTAATTTTATCGAAAAACAGGTCACAGATGTTGAAGAGCAGATATCAGTTTTACTTGATAAAATCAATTCTCCTATTACTACAATACCTGGCATTGGCAATGTAACAGCTGCAACAATTTTAGGAGAAATAGGAGATATTTCAAGGTTTAAAAATCCATCAAAGCTTGTAGCTTATGCCGGTATTGATGCTTCTATATCACAATCAGGAGAATATAACAGTACAAATAACAAAATGAGTAAGCGAGGTTCTCCTTATCTTAGGAAAGCTCTTTTTAGTGCTGCATTAGTTGCTTCTAATTGTGACCCTGTTTTTAAGGCTTTTTACCAAAAGAAACGTTCAGAAGGCAAACATCACCTTACAGCTATTGGAGCTGTAGCACGCAAGCTTTGCTATACTATTTGTGCTATTTTAAAAAACAACTGTGCTTATGAAGTAAAACTTCCTAAAAATGATTGTTAGTAAATCATACTAATTACATATATTTACTTTTAACTTGGTATTACCAGGTTTATTTGTCATGCATTTTTATTCACCCTCTTGGCAAAATTTTTTTATTTTTTTCTATTGACTTTTTATAGTTGGTCTTTCACCATTTGTTAATATAATATGCAATGTAAAATTTATGGTGAATTTATTAGTTTATATAAATATTATTGTGGTATAATTGTTATAGGGTGAAAATTTATGAAAAATTTAAATAATTATTAAGGAGTGTAATTATGGGATACATAAATATCGATGTGAAAAGAAGATTGATGGGTCGGTTTCAGTATGATAATGATTTGTTGCAAGAGATTAATAAACTCATTATAAATGAAAATATACGCTCGGGTGAAATAAGGCTTATAGGTGCAGTTAAAAAAGCAAGATTTGGCTTCTTTGATCAAGCCACAAGGGAATACAAATTCATCGAAAAAAATGAACACATGGAGATATTAAGTGCAATAGGCAATATTTCAATAAAAGATGGAAAGCCATTTCCACATGTACATATTGCACTCGCTGATAAAAATGGAAATGTGCATGGTGGTCACCTCATGGAGGGAACAAAGATATTTGCAGCAGAGTTTGTTGTCGTCGATTACGGTGAAAATAAGCTTGAAAGAATTGATGACGAATTTACAGGATTACAGCTTTGGAATCTATAATACGGATAAATTTAAATAACTTAATTAAAAGGCATCCTTTGTGGTGCCTTTTAAATTTGTATCAGCAACCATTTCTTTTTACTATCACTTAATAATCTATTTTAATATCCGAATAATTGGGTGTGCGTATTTTATTACATTTATATTTGACCCATAGATGACATTTCTTATAATAGGCAAACCAAGCAGTCTTATAAATCTATCATAGTCCTTGTTTTGAAGTTTATCTATAAATGTTCTATAGTTTGTAAGGATCTCAACTTTTTTTACAATTTTTTTAACCATCTTCTCATAGTCCTTACCCATTGCAATCGACCTTGCTGCAAAGATGCCACTTTCTATTGCATGAAACGCTCCGAGTCCTAGAAGCGGGTCAATAAAACCTGCTGCATTTCCAACAAAGTATATATTATTTACCTTATGCTCTTTTGCGATGCCTGTATCGACATCCAGCTCAAATGTCTCAATAATTTCATAATTTAGTCCTTCATTGTGTAAAAATAGATTCCATAAATCATCGAGTTCACCATGCTGTGCATATGTCGTTATAAGAGCAAGTGTTGCTCTATGTTGGTCGAATGGCATAAGATATCCATATCCAGACCTAGCATAGTCTGTATTAAACCACAATACAGCTGTATACGGGTCAAAATCGCCAAGTACCGTCGCACCTTTTACCCAAGTCGTTATAGTTGTTTTCCACTCAGAAAGCTGCTCGATAATACTGCTATTTCCTGTTGCTACAACTACAAAGTCATAATCATTTGCAAGCTCTCTATAGTCGGGATTTACATTATAATTTATCTTTGAAGTCACAGATCTAACTAATTGATTTTCTAATGAATTAACGTCCTGACTTCTTAAAATAAAATATCCGAGATTACCTCTTACTGTTGCTTGATATTTGGGAGAGTGCATTATAACAGTGCTCATCCTTCTCACAGGTTCTAATGAAATGCCGTACATGCACCTTAAATAATTAAATGGGTCTTTAATCGGTCTATCTTCAATCTGAAAAAATGCCCCAATATTGTTTTGTATTGTCCCTGTCATGTTCTTCCTCTCAAATATAACACAAGGTATACCAAGCCTTTCAAGCTCATGTGCACATGCAAGCCCGGCCAGTCCTGCTCCCATTATTGCCACCCTCATATGCTTCATTTCCTTTCCTGAAGAAATAGCACTTTTCGTTTTATTCCAATTTTTTGAATGGTTTATAGAATATTTCATTTGCTGCATATTTTGTAAAGATTGAAGAGTGTTTAATCACATTAAAATTCGTATCGTACACCAATTGTTTAATTAAAGGCGCCGACAGAATCTTTATCAATCTGTCATATTTATCATTGTCCATAGTATCAATGGCTTT
This portion of the Thermoanaerobacterium sp. RBIITD genome encodes:
- a CDS encoding histidine kinase, translating into MKLKLIRIKHIRNRIAIYYSLLIILIIIAISFTIITIFSKQFIDLTNNIVEQKMSIITRDIDRRLNDVKTLFTYIRNDQNVQNLMAMRTYTDDDEKSKALNISNILSSKYLYGNSLVSNIIAVSADNHVLNPLYSIKQYRDMIIDNKNYKNFVNGDYFSRFSTPITFPTDQEENMTITYYAEYLSNKDYGKLGYILINLKKEDLFSDIKPFCTDTFDATFIVDKSGQLIYSIGDIPYKHDIAKIDKMDTTVIGNSVNSININNKNYLAYSKELNGYPDWLAIGLVSKQRLTEKLWLMNMIIYGIGILCIIMVAIIGFLISKKITDPILDIGNAMKKLEDGVWPEKVKANTNDELKHLATGFNRMVESIKSLINDIYKEQEEKKKAEVMALQYQLDSLQSQINPHFMYNTLNSIEYLALKDGANDIREMIQSFNILLRASMSVGKQFITIEEEISLVKSYLKIQECRYDKIADFTYDLPEELKYKKIPKLILQPLVENSLFHGIAPKDSHGTIIVRFKCVDDKISVAVIDDGVGMSEDEIQNIMKNVPLENKRSFNKIGLVNVDERLKLYYGDEFRLKIFSKIGIGTCISFYIPNIE
- a CDS encoding PhoH family protein, with the translated sequence MKKKYILDTNVLLHDPMSIYNFEDNEVIIPAVVVEEIDDKKRYQDEVGRNARHTARILDDLRKNGKLNEGVDLGNGGTLKIELNHISMDSIRQHFVDVTNDNRILAVALNIYLEEMRKDDPMPVILVSKDVIMRVKAESLGLTSQDYLSDKIVNYDELYTGFITVNVHPSLIDSFYIEKYLNKDDIEQLKYIQNIYPNEYVIFKDIFGSNKSAVSRYNATDNTFEHLYSPESIWDVTPRNVQQKMAIDLLLRDDIPIVTLTGKAGTGKTLLALACGLFKTQDERKYNKLLIARPIVPMGNDIGYLPGDKDEKLKPWMKPIYDNFEYLFRGRKSSTNIEDIIAGIKNIEIEALTYIRGRSIPKQFIIIDEAQNLTRHEIKTIISRVGEESKIVLIGDPEQIDNPYLDSTSNGLTQVVDKFKEYKIAGHVTLIKGERSEVAELAAKVL
- a CDS encoding LysM domain-containing protein: MPYSYCPSGRYYTIGPGDTLWLIAQKTGSTVDDIIKANPGINPNNLQIGQVICLPPIIPYGKTPECPTGVYWEVAPGDTLYSIAQTVGTTVDKILALNPYVNPNYLQVGQVICLPIPGK
- a CDS encoding IS110 family transposase gives rise to the protein MFYLGIDIGKNNHVASLIDEKCKILFKAFSFPNSYVGGDSLLDKLASFNISVNNVEIGMEATGHYWLSIYSFLVEKGFVIHVINPIQTDGWRKGTEIRKRKTDIIDSILIADLIRYGDFLETSLANEDTISLRNLSRFRNYLINSIGDLKRKTVCVLDQVFPEYQSIFSNIFGQTSKEILLHFNTPDDFENISSEQLQQVLSEITMKKFAMDKINEISSAAKKSFGIKFCLDSFSLQLRLLIEQINFIEKQVTDVEEQISVLLDKINSPITTIPGIGNVTAATILGEIGDISRFKNPSKLVAYAGIDASISQSGEYNSTNNKMSKRGSPYLRKALFSAALVASNCDPVFKAFYQKKRSEGKHHLTAIGAVARKLCYTICAILKNNCAYEVKLPKNDC
- a CDS encoding PPC domain-containing DNA-binding protein, producing MGYINIDVKRRLMGRFQYDNDLLQEINKLIINENIRSGEIRLIGAVKKARFGFFDQATREYKFIEKNEHMEILSAIGNISIKDGKPFPHVHIALADKNGNVHGGHLMEGTKIFAAEFVVVDYGENKLERIDDEFTGLQLWNL
- a CDS encoding NAD(P)-binding protein, with the protein product MGAGLAGLACAHELERLGIPCVIFERKNMTGTIQNNIGAFFQIEDRPIKDPFNYLRCMYGISLEPVRRMSTVIMHSPKYQATVRGNLGYFILRSQDVNSLENQLVRSVTSKINYNVNPDYRELANDYDFVVVATGNSSIIEQLSEWKTTITTWVKGATVLGDFDPYTAVLWFNTDYARSGYGYLMPFDQHRATLALITTYAQHGELDDLWNLFLHNEGLNYEIIETFELDVDTGIAKEHKVNNIYFVGNAAGFIDPLLGLGAFHAIESGIFAARSIAMGKDYEKMVKKIVKKVEILTNYRTFIDKLQNKDYDRFIRLLGLPIIRNVIYGSNINVIKYAHPIIRILK